The Rattus rattus isolate New Zealand chromosome 8, Rrattus_CSIRO_v1, whole genome shotgun sequence genome contains the following window.
CAACATTCAGAACATGAATTCAGCACTTTCAATGCAGCAAGTAACTAACAAATAAAAGGCAAAGATCATAGGCTATGAACCCTTTTCTGAATAAATATATTGTGTCAAAAACTTAATACTCCTCATGTATGAATGGTTTTGTATGAATTGCAGGATCACAAAAACACAGGCGTGTAGCCACATTCCTATATAGTGCTTAATTCAGTAcaacttgttttttctttttcaaaagatttccAAGCTCTATGGAGACATATAATTTAACAGGAACATTGGAATTTCTTCTGCTTGATCTGTCAGAGGACCCTGAACTGCAGTTCATCTTCTTTGTATTGTTCCTGCTCATATACCTGCTCACTGTACTTGGAAATGTGCTCATCATCTTGGCCATTAGCTCTGATTCTCAGCTCCATAGTCCTATGTACTTTTTCCTCTACAACCTTTCATTGTCTGACATGGGCTTTAGCAGCACCACAGTCCCCAAAATGCTGATAAATATGCAGACTCACAACAAATCCATAACTTATGCAGGCTGCTTAACTCAGGtattcttcttcattctttttggGGGTATGGACAGCCTATTACTGACTGCAATGGCCTATGACCGATGGGTAGCCATTTGTCACCCTCTACACTACCAAGTCATTCTCAACCCTCGTCTGTGTAGATGTTTGCTCatactttcatttttcattagtGTTTTGAGTTCACAGGTACACTGCTTGATGGTGTCACAATTAACATTTTGCActaatatggaaatccatcatttcttctgtgatgttccagAACTTCTAAAACTTTCCTGTTCTGATTCCTTTATCAGTAACATAGTTAGGATTATTTTAAGCATCATTCTTGGTTTCCTACCTGTGTCAGGAATACTTTATTCCTACTATAAAATAACTTCCTCCATTTTTAAAGTTCCATCACTGTTAGGGAAATATAAAGTCTTCTCTACTTGTGGATCTCA
Protein-coding sequences here:
- the LOC116907434 gene encoding olfactory receptor 18-like, which gives rise to METYNLTGTLEFLLLDLSEDPELQFIFFVLFLLIYLLTVLGNVLIILAISSDSQLHSPMYFFLYNLSLSDMGFSSTTVPKMLINMQTHNKSITYAGCLTQVFFFILFGGMDSLLLTAMAYDRWVAICHPLHYQVILNPRLCRCLLILSFFISVLSSQVHCLMVSQLTFCTNMEIHHFFCDVPELLKLSCSDSFISNIVRIILSIILGFLPVSGILYSYYKITSSIFKVPSLLGKYKVFSTCGSHLSVVCLFYGTGIGVYLSSTVSSSYRESMVASVLYIMVVPMMNPFIYSLRNKDIKKALQKIVRQIL